The Halobacterium litoreum genome includes a region encoding these proteins:
- a CDS encoding D-aminoacyl-tRNA deacylase: MIGIVVSRADEASVHIGDHVRDLGEFERVGEDAYRADGFALREFDDLHLHLDDVAAAFDDPEFVVFVSRHSGDTGPLLSAHFTGNFGAAKYGGSDRAVAPACPNAHREVMGSLREHAPDGYDVAMECTHHGPTSVGAPSMFVELGSDEAEWEDPEGARAVARAVLDLEGVSATGDRSLVAFGGGHYAPRPTRILEDTDWGFGHVAADWCLSDLGDPREHRDQVAAVFEASDATRAVVDGDKPALEAEIENLGHRVVSETWVRETDGVPLSLADDLEADVATVDDGLRFGDVAEAYDSGYLVVDLPPELLDAAHAVDPDATVEAGLQTALAVATDENGNRLAGPAAFPDKDAYEDFVDRLAALLAADYDAVTRENGDLEAVREAFDPAAASERGVPEGPKFGRLANGESVAVNGEKVDPTDVSRTERITVSVDRRERTRERVRRPSDAEGKGN, encoded by the coding sequence GTGATTGGCATCGTCGTCAGCAGGGCCGACGAAGCGTCCGTCCACATCGGCGACCACGTCCGCGACCTCGGGGAGTTCGAGCGGGTCGGGGAGGACGCGTATCGGGCCGACGGGTTCGCGTTGCGGGAGTTCGACGACCTCCACCTCCACCTCGACGACGTCGCCGCGGCGTTCGACGACCCGGAGTTCGTGGTGTTCGTCTCGCGGCACAGCGGCGACACCGGCCCGCTGTTGAGCGCGCATTTCACGGGGAACTTCGGCGCGGCGAAGTACGGCGGCAGCGACCGAGCGGTCGCGCCGGCGTGCCCGAACGCCCACCGCGAGGTGATGGGGTCGCTGCGCGAGCACGCGCCCGACGGCTACGACGTGGCGATGGAGTGTACCCACCACGGCCCGACGAGCGTCGGCGCGCCGTCGATGTTCGTGGAACTCGGGAGCGACGAGGCCGAGTGGGAGGACCCCGAGGGCGCCCGCGCCGTCGCCCGCGCCGTCCTCGACTTGGAGGGCGTCTCGGCCACCGGCGACCGGTCGCTGGTGGCGTTCGGCGGCGGGCACTATGCCCCCCGGCCGACACGCATCCTCGAAGACACGGACTGGGGGTTCGGGCACGTCGCCGCGGACTGGTGTCTGTCGGACCTCGGCGACCCCCGCGAGCACCGCGACCAGGTGGCCGCCGTCTTCGAGGCGAGCGACGCCACGCGGGCCGTCGTGGACGGCGACAAGCCCGCACTCGAAGCCGAAATCGAGAATCTGGGCCACCGCGTCGTCAGTGAGACGTGGGTGCGGGAGACGGACGGCGTCCCGCTCTCGCTGGCCGATGACCTCGAAGCCGACGTGGCGACCGTCGACGACGGCCTGCGGTTCGGCGACGTCGCCGAAGCGTACGACAGCGGCTACCTCGTCGTCGACCTCCCGCCGGAACTGCTCGACGCGGCCCACGCCGTCGACCCGGACGCGACGGTCGAGGCCGGCCTGCAGACGGCGCTCGCCGTCGCCACCGACGAGAACGGGAACCGGCTGGCCGGCCCCGCGGCGTTCCCCGACAAGGACGCCTACGAGGACTTCGTGGACCGCCTCGCTGCCCTGCTCGCCGCGGACTACGACGCCGTGACCCGGGAGAACGGCGACCTCGAAGCCGTCCGAGAAGCGTTCGACCCGGCGGCCGCCAGCGAGCGCGGCGTCCCCGAGGGACCGAAGTTCGGTCGCCTCGCGAACGGCGAGTCGGTCGCGGTTAACGGCGAGAAGGTCGACCCTACTGACGTGTCCAGAACCGAACGAATCACGGTTTCGGTGGACCGCCGCGAGCGGACGCGTGAGCGCGTGCGACGCCCGTCCGACGCGGAGGGGAAAGGTAATTAA
- a CDS encoding calcium/sodium antiporter has product MAESLLVSGAILLAGIVLLYLGAELLVSAASALALSHGVRAATVGVTVVAFATTAPELFVSSIGGLTSDDSIALGNIVGSNITNIGLVLGTAAFLRPMEVDKDILRQHGPFMLAAAVALVALALDGRLAAFDGAVLLSMLAAFTGYLYYQSQQEGDVKLPEDVEMDDANTNAGPREYGVLLGSVLLLLAGSRALIVGGSGVLESYGFSQLFIGLTIIAFGTSVPELATSVVSALRDEADFSIGNVVGSNIYNVLAVIGVVSLIVPISVQSSTVRFELPVMLGFTFVALGLMAFGDRITRIEGVALIGGYVGFLYFLLPS; this is encoded by the coding sequence ATGGCCGAATCGCTACTCGTCAGCGGCGCGATACTGCTCGCCGGTATCGTGTTGCTCTACCTCGGCGCGGAACTCCTCGTCTCCGCGGCGTCCGCGCTCGCGCTCTCCCACGGCGTCCGGGCCGCGACGGTCGGCGTCACCGTCGTGGCGTTCGCGACCACCGCACCCGAACTGTTCGTCAGTTCCATCGGCGGTCTCACGTCCGACGACAGCATCGCACTCGGCAACATCGTCGGCTCCAACATCACCAACATCGGCCTCGTCCTCGGGACGGCCGCGTTCCTCCGCCCGATGGAGGTCGACAAGGACATCCTCCGCCAGCACGGCCCGTTCATGCTCGCCGCCGCCGTCGCGCTCGTCGCGCTCGCACTCGACGGTCGCCTCGCCGCCTTCGACGGCGCCGTCCTCCTCTCGATGCTCGCCGCCTTCACCGGCTACCTCTACTACCAGTCCCAGCAGGAAGGCGACGTCAAACTCCCCGAGGACGTCGAGATGGACGACGCCAACACGAACGCCGGCCCGCGCGAGTACGGCGTCCTCCTCGGGAGCGTCCTCCTGTTGCTCGCCGGCTCCCGAGCGCTCATCGTCGGCGGCAGCGGCGTCCTCGAATCGTACGGCTTCAGCCAGCTGTTCATCGGGCTCACCATCATCGCGTTCGGCACCTCCGTCCCGGAACTCGCCACCTCGGTCGTGAGCGCGCTCCGCGACGAGGCCGACTTCTCCATCGGGAACGTCGTCGGCTCCAACATCTACAACGTCCTCGCGGTCATCGGCGTCGTCTCCCTCATCGTCCCCATCTCCGTGCAGTCGAGTACCGTGCGATTCGAACTCCCCGTGATGTTGGGGTTCACGTTTGTCGCGCTCGGGCTGATGGCGTTCGGCGACCGCATCACGCGAATCGAAGGCGTCGCGCTCATCGGCGGCTACGTCGGCTTCCTCTACTTCCTCCTGCCCTCGTAA
- a CDS encoding helix-hairpin-helix domain-containing protein gives MGLLSKLKSLLGVDSSDESAGSGVDVTVEREPDAGSERAVKESSAETDEPADEDADEDAAAAGTDAAASTESLVDEDHADDPSRAAEPAEAAVVEDEESAPAGEPDIEEAEPETDADDGESVSVVKGIGPAYADRLEDAGVETVADLAAADVDELAEAIDLSPKRVGRWVENAQNRD, from the coding sequence ATGGGACTGCTCTCGAAACTCAAGTCGCTGCTCGGCGTGGACTCCTCGGACGAGTCCGCGGGCAGCGGCGTGGACGTGACCGTGGAACGCGAACCCGACGCGGGTTCCGAGCGCGCGGTCAAGGAGTCGTCGGCCGAGACGGACGAACCCGCCGACGAGGACGCGGACGAGGACGCCGCGGCCGCCGGCACGGACGCCGCCGCCTCCACCGAGTCGCTCGTCGACGAGGACCACGCCGACGACCCGAGTCGCGCCGCCGAACCCGCCGAAGCCGCCGTCGTCGAGGACGAGGAGTCCGCGCCGGCCGGCGAACCCGACATCGAGGAGGCCGAACCGGAGACCGACGCCGACGACGGCGAGTCGGTCAGCGTCGTGAAGGGCATCGGGCCGGCGTACGCCGACCGCCTCGAAGACGCGGGCGTCGAGACCGTCGCGGACCTCGCCGCCGCGGACGTCGACGAACTCGCCGAGGCCATCGACCTCTCCCCGAAGCGCGTCGGTCGCTGGGTGGAGAACGCGCAGAACCGCGACTGA
- a CDS encoding shikimate dehydrogenase translates to MDVFGLVGNPVGHSLSPPMHEAAYDELGMDARYVTFEPDPDALGAAIRGAEALGIRGLNVTIPFKQDALDLVEADDLAARVGAVNTVDFSGAAPTGHNTDVAGVQRAFAHHDVTLAGETAVVVGAGGAGRAAAFALADSDAAVHVANRTVETAESLAADVGGTAHGLDALSDLVADADVVVNATSVGMEEDESPVPAAALHADLAVLDAVYAPLETRLLRDAAAAGATTVDGAWMLLFQGVEAFEIWTGRDAPVDAMNRALRARL, encoded by the coding sequence ATGGACGTGTTCGGGCTCGTCGGAAATCCGGTGGGGCACTCGCTGTCGCCGCCGATGCACGAGGCGGCCTACGACGAACTGGGGATGGACGCGCGGTACGTCACGTTCGAACCCGACCCCGACGCCCTCGGCGCCGCGATTCGGGGCGCCGAGGCGCTCGGAATCCGTGGACTGAACGTGACGATTCCGTTCAAGCAGGACGCGCTCGACCTCGTCGAGGCGGACGACCTCGCGGCGCGCGTCGGCGCGGTGAACACCGTCGACTTCTCGGGGGCGGCGCCGACCGGCCACAACACCGACGTGGCGGGCGTCCAGCGCGCGTTCGCCCACCACGACGTGACGCTCGCCGGAGAGACGGCAGTCGTGGTGGGCGCTGGTGGCGCCGGCCGCGCGGCGGCGTTCGCGCTCGCCGACAGCGACGCCGCCGTCCACGTCGCCAATCGCACCGTCGAAACGGCCGAGTCCCTCGCCGCCGACGTGGGCGGGACGGCCCACGGACTGGACGCGCTCTCGGACCTCGTGGCGGACGCCGACGTGGTGGTGAACGCGACGAGCGTCGGGATGGAAGAAGACGAGTCGCCGGTGCCGGCGGCCGCGCTCCACGCCGACCTCGCCGTCTTGGACGCGGTGTACGCGCCGCTGGAGACGCGTCTCCTGCGCGACGCCGCGGCCGCGGGCGCGACGACGGTGGACGGCGCGTGGATGCTCCTCTTCCAGGGCGTCGAGGCGTTCGAAATATGGACGGGCCGGGACGCGCCGGTTGACGCGATGAACCGCGCGCTCCGGGCACGGCTTTAA
- the pabB gene encoding aminodeoxychorismate synthase, component I: protein MSDGGSALVSDRASLRAAAADRDADARVVVAVRESVADPFDAYRRARGDGPSFYCETTGGSDGWGYFGVDPEDFLTVGPDDSGTLDALADRIGADLVRGDCDVPHPGGLFGWLSYDVARELEDLPANAEDDRRLPRMQFGVYPAVAAWREPFETGDDAYFVGSARLDGDFDAAFDAARDRALALADRTADGDPSVGDPPTDERAPFESACGQAAFEDRVRRIKEYVRDGDTFQANVSQRLEAPASVHPVEVFAALRDANPAPYSSLVEFPGVDLVSASPELLLSRRGRDLVTEPIAGTRPRGDTEAEDEALEADLTSDEKERAEHAMLVDLERNDLGKVAEYGSVEVSEYRRVDRYSEVMHLVSEVRGRLREGRDLADAIGAVFPGGTITGAPKPRTMELIDEVEATRRGPYTGSVAAVGFDGDATLNIVIRTLVRHADEYHLRVGAGVVHDSDPAAEYAETLDKARALVNAIDAALDDRDDALTVEGDEA, encoded by the coding sequence ATGTCTGACGGCGGGTCGGCGCTCGTCTCCGACCGCGCCTCGCTCCGAGCCGCCGCTGCCGACCGGGACGCCGACGCCCGCGTCGTCGTCGCGGTCCGCGAGTCCGTCGCCGACCCCTTCGACGCGTACCGGCGGGCGCGCGGCGACGGCCCCTCGTTCTACTGCGAGACCACCGGCGGGAGCGACGGCTGGGGGTACTTCGGCGTCGACCCCGAGGACTTCCTGACCGTCGGCCCCGACGACTCGGGCACGCTCGACGCGCTCGCCGACCGCATCGGCGCCGACCTCGTGCGCGGCGACTGCGACGTGCCACATCCGGGCGGCCTGTTCGGGTGGCTCTCCTACGACGTGGCCCGCGAACTGGAAGACCTGCCCGCGAACGCCGAGGACGACCGCCGCCTCCCGCGGATGCAGTTCGGCGTCTACCCGGCGGTCGCGGCGTGGCGCGAGCCATTCGAGACCGGCGACGACGCGTACTTCGTCGGGAGCGCGCGCCTCGACGGCGACTTCGACGCGGCGTTCGACGCGGCCCGCGACCGAGCGCTCGCGCTCGCCGACCGCACCGCGGACGGCGACCCCAGCGTCGGCGACCCGCCGACCGACGAACGCGCGCCTTTCGAGAGCGCGTGCGGGCAGGCCGCCTTCGAGGACCGCGTCCGCAGAATCAAGGAGTACGTTCGGGACGGCGACACGTTCCAGGCGAACGTCAGCCAGCGCCTCGAAGCGCCCGCGAGCGTCCACCCCGTCGAGGTGTTCGCCGCGCTCCGCGACGCCAACCCCGCGCCGTACTCCTCGCTCGTGGAGTTCCCGGGCGTCGACCTTGTCTCCGCCAGCCCGGAGCTCCTCCTCTCCCGGCGCGGCCGCGACCTCGTCACGGAGCCCATCGCTGGCACCCGGCCGCGGGGCGACACCGAGGCCGAGGACGAGGCGCTCGAAGCCGACCTGACGAGCGACGAGAAAGAGCGCGCCGAACACGCGATGCTCGTCGACCTCGAACGCAACGACCTCGGGAAGGTCGCCGAGTACGGCAGCGTCGAGGTCTCCGAGTATCGACGCGTCGACCGGTACAGCGAGGTGATGCACCTCGTCAGCGAGGTCCGCGGGCGCCTCCGCGAGGGCCGCGACCTCGCAGACGCCATCGGCGCCGTGTTTCCCGGTGGAACTATCACCGGCGCGCCCAAGCCCCGGACGATGGAGTTGATAGACGAGGTGGAGGCGACCCGACGCGGCCCCTACACGGGGAGCGTCGCCGCCGTCGGCTTCGACGGCGACGCCACCCTCAACATCGTCATCCGGACGCTCGTCCGGCACGCCGACGAGTACCACCTCCGCGTCGGTGCCGGCGTCGTCCACGACTCCGACCCCGCCGCCGAGTACGCCGAGACGCTGGACAAGGCCCGCGCGCTCGTGAACGCCATCGACGCGGCGCTCGACGACCGCGACGACGCGCTCACCGTCGAGGGGGACGAG
- a CDS encoding fumarylacetoacetate hydrolase family protein: protein MRLARLQSTDGAVVTGEYEAGTVTDREDGTEYVVGEDGRLLPPADPSAVYCVGRNYAETLDQMDYDRPDEPDFFIKPPTSVVAHDTEIPYPPFTDELTYAGELAAVVGERCHDVTEREAPDVLRGFTVLNDLDALDQPGRTARKAFDGSGPLGPWIETDVDDPDDIDMHTDVGGERRQKANTELMLFGPYEVVSFLSERFTLRPGDVIAFGSPANPGLVEPGETVEITYEGVGTLENTIVEPNKE, encoded by the coding sequence ATGCGACTAGCGAGACTCCAGTCCACCGACGGCGCGGTCGTCACCGGCGAGTACGAGGCCGGCACCGTGACGGACCGCGAGGACGGCACCGAGTACGTTGTCGGCGAAGACGGTCGCCTGCTGCCGCCCGCCGACCCGTCGGCGGTCTACTGCGTCGGCCGGAACTACGCCGAGACGCTCGACCAGATGGACTACGACCGTCCCGACGAACCGGATTTCTTCATCAAGCCGCCGACGTCGGTGGTCGCGCACGACACCGAGATTCCGTACCCGCCGTTCACCGACGAACTGACGTACGCCGGCGAACTCGCGGCCGTCGTCGGCGAGCGCTGTCACGACGTCACCGAGCGCGAAGCCCCGGACGTTCTCCGGGGCTTCACCGTCCTGAACGACCTCGACGCGCTCGACCAGCCCGGACGCACCGCCCGGAAGGCCTTCGACGGCTCCGGGCCGCTCGGCCCGTGGATTGAGACCGACGTCGACGACCCCGACGATATCGATATGCACACGGACGTCGGCGGTGAGCGCCGACAGAAGGCCAACACCGAACTGATGCTGTTCGGCCCCTACGAAGTCGTCTCCTTCCTCTCCGAGCGGTTCACGCTCCGGCCGGGCGACGTAATCGCGTTCGGCAGCCCCGCGAACCCGGGGCTGGTCGAACCCGGCGAGACGGTCGAAATCACCTACGAGGGTGTCGGCACGCTCGAAAACACGATTGTCGAACCGAACAAGGAGTAA
- a CDS encoding DUF7565 family protein yields the protein MSGWECAIVGCGSAFGTVEALLAHQVADHDDHDCEICGETVPEGYFAIKHGLEEHTRAQYVRHYDGDSGAVRERERVLEDVADALDPAVLEDLLSDERADALDTSEPAPATTS from the coding sequence ATGTCCGGGTGGGAGTGTGCAATCGTCGGCTGTGGGTCGGCGTTCGGGACCGTTGAGGCGCTTCTCGCGCACCAGGTCGCCGACCACGACGACCACGACTGCGAAATCTGTGGCGAGACGGTGCCCGAGGGGTACTTCGCCATCAAGCACGGCCTCGAAGAACACACGCGCGCCCAGTACGTCCGCCACTACGACGGCGACTCCGGCGCCGTCCGCGAGCGCGAGCGCGTCCTCGAGGACGTCGCCGACGCGCTCGACCCCGCCGTGCTCGAAGACCTCCTGAGCGACGAGCGCGCCGACGCGCTCGACACCTCCGAGCCGGCACCCGCGACGACGAGCTGA
- a CDS encoding class I SAM-dependent methyltransferase — MDAFQNTAQPDWDWWSRLWPTPGATLRDLGVTADDAVAEVPSGNGYFALPAARITDPNTVYAVDRDASLLDELAHLADQHAIGNVEPIRGDARDLASLLPERVDVVLVANTFHGVDDRTEFVREAVDALADGGRLVVVNWHDRPREETAAMGEPRGPPTDLRLSPDETEAAVRDAADVTLAERVELPPHHYALVFEA; from the coding sequence ATGGACGCGTTCCAGAACACCGCACAGCCCGACTGGGACTGGTGGAGTCGCCTGTGGCCGACGCCCGGCGCGACGCTTCGTGACCTCGGCGTCACCGCCGACGACGCGGTCGCCGAAGTCCCGTCCGGGAACGGCTACTTCGCGCTCCCCGCGGCCCGCATCACCGACCCGAACACCGTCTACGCCGTCGACCGCGACGCGTCGCTGCTCGACGAACTCGCGCACCTCGCCGACCAGCACGCCATCGGGAACGTCGAGCCGATTCGCGGCGACGCCCGCGACCTCGCGTCGCTTCTCCCCGAGCGCGTGGACGTCGTCCTCGTCGCGAACACGTTCCACGGCGTCGACGACCGCACGGAGTTCGTTCGTGAGGCCGTCGACGCGCTCGCCGACGGCGGTCGACTCGTCGTCGTGAACTGGCACGACCGACCGCGCGAGGAGACCGCCGCGATGGGCGAACCGCGCGGCCCGCCGACGGACCTCCGGCTCTCCCCCGACGAGACCGAAGCGGCGGTCCGCGACGCCGCGGACGTGACGCTGGCCGAGCGCGTCGAACTCCCGCCACACCACTACGCGCTCGTCTTCGAGGCGTGA
- a CDS encoding protein translocase SEC61 complex subunit gamma translates to MDVPLELSAYTRVLRLASTPSWEEFSQIAKIAAAGIFLIGLIGFLIFLVMNGVTSVI, encoded by the coding sequence ATGGACGTTCCCCTAGAGCTTTCAGCGTACACCCGCGTGCTACGGCTGGCCAGCACGCCCTCGTGGGAGGAGTTCTCCCAGATCGCGAAGATTGCCGCCGCAGGCATCTTCCTCATCGGCCTCATCGGCTTCCTGATCTTCCTCGTGATGAACGGCGTCACGTCGGTGATCTGA
- a CDS encoding transcription elongation factor Spt5, protein MGVYAVKTTASQEQTVASMIANREEDEIHAVLAPDALTSYVMVEADDDAVITRVMEEIPHARSLVPGMSSISEVEHFLSPKPDVEGIAEGDIVELIAGPFKGEKAQVQRIDEGKDQVTVELYEATVPIPVTVRGDQIRVLDSEER, encoded by the coding sequence ATGGGCGTCTACGCTGTGAAGACCACCGCGAGCCAGGAGCAGACCGTCGCGAGCATGATTGCGAACCGCGAAGAGGACGAGATTCACGCGGTGCTCGCGCCCGACGCGCTCACCAGTTACGTGATGGTCGAGGCGGACGACGACGCCGTCATCACGCGCGTCATGGAGGAGATTCCCCACGCCCGCAGCCTCGTCCCCGGCATGTCCTCCATCTCGGAGGTCGAGCACTTCCTCTCCCCGAAACCGGACGTCGAGGGCATCGCGGAGGGCGACATCGTGGAACTCATCGCCGGCCCGTTCAAGGGCGAGAAAGCGCAGGTCCAGCGCATCGACGAGGGCAAAGACCAGGTCACCGTCGAACTGTACGAGGCGACCGTCCCGATTCCCGTGACGGTTCGCGGCGACCAGATTCGCGTGCTGGACTCGGAAGAACGGTAA
- the ftsZ gene encoding cell division protein FtsZ, translated as MDSIVQDAIDEAEEGDDSASADDVQSGSSAANVPTGTMTDDELEDVLQELQTSITVVGCGGAGSNTVNRMAEEGIHGADLVAANTDVQHLVEIEADTKILMGQQKTQGRGAGSLPQVGEEAALESQDEIRDSIEGSDMVFVTAGLGGGTGTGSAPVVAKAAREAGALTIAIVTTPFTAEGEVRRTNAEAGLERLRDVADTVIVVPNDRLLDSVGKLPVREAFKVSDEVLMRSVKGITELITKPGLVNLDFADVRTVMEKGGVAMIGLGEADSDAKAADSVKSALRSPLLDVDISSANSALVNVTGGPDMSIEEAEGVVEQLYDRIDPDARIIWGTSVDEEIEGEMRTMVVVTGVDSPQIYGRNDAPEPEPEPDGGNSEIEDIDYVE; from the coding sequence ATGGACTCGATTGTGCAGGACGCCATCGACGAAGCCGAGGAGGGCGACGACTCGGCTTCGGCGGATGACGTCCAGTCGGGTTCGTCGGCGGCCAACGTCCCGACTGGGACGATGACGGACGACGAACTCGAGGACGTCCTCCAGGAACTCCAGACGAGCATCACGGTGGTCGGCTGTGGCGGCGCCGGCTCGAACACGGTCAACCGCATGGCCGAAGAGGGCATCCACGGCGCGGACCTCGTCGCCGCGAACACGGACGTCCAACACCTCGTCGAAATCGAAGCCGACACGAAGATTCTGATGGGCCAACAGAAGACCCAGGGCCGGGGCGCCGGCTCCCTCCCGCAGGTCGGCGAGGAGGCCGCCCTCGAATCCCAGGACGAGATTCGGGACTCCATCGAGGGCTCGGACATGGTGTTCGTCACCGCCGGTCTCGGCGGCGGCACCGGCACCGGCTCCGCCCCCGTCGTCGCGAAGGCCGCCCGCGAAGCCGGCGCGCTCACCATCGCCATCGTCACCACGCCCTTTACCGCCGAGGGCGAGGTCCGACGCACGAACGCGGAAGCCGGCCTCGAACGCCTCCGCGACGTCGCCGACACCGTCATCGTCGTGCCGAACGACCGCCTGCTTGACTCCGTCGGCAAACTCCCCGTCCGCGAGGCGTTCAAGGTCTCCGACGAAGTGCTGATGCGCTCCGTGAAGGGCATCACGGAACTCATCACCAAGCCCGGCCTCGTCAACCTCGACTTCGCCGACGTTCGCACCGTCATGGAGAAGGGCGGCGTCGCCATGATCGGCCTCGGCGAAGCCGACTCCGACGCGAAAGCCGCCGACTCCGTGAAGTCGGCGCTGCGCTCTCCGCTGCTCGACGTCGACATCTCCTCCGCGAACTCCGCGCTCGTCAACGTCACCGGCGGCCCGGACATGAGCATCGAGGAGGCCGAGGGCGTCGTCGAACAGCTCTACGACCGCATCGACCCCGACGCCCGCATCATCTGGGGAACCAGCGTCGACGAGGAAATCGAGGGCGAGATGCGCACGATGGTCGTCGTCACCGGCGTCGACTCACCCCAGATTTACGGCCGCAACGACGCCCCCGAACCCGAGCCGGAGCCGGACGGCGGCAACAGCGAAATCGAGGACATCGACTACGTCGAGTAG
- a CDS encoding sodium:calcium antiporter, with protein MLSERLKHPLAALAFALLLTAPWVGVEFAGGPDALGLPPLATVAVSGVAVLGSSFLLAWAAETAEEDVPQAFAIAVLAVLAVAPEYAVDALYAWTAGANVGTERGVEAANLAVANMTGANRILIGLGWSGIAIFTVYRALSSEDAAVERRGGLLASRVQLDRNISTEITFLLVATVFAFFVPLNGGIGVLDTVFLVGLYVAYIGIVIRGDVEPPQEQVGVPAYLQERARNLRIPIVLALFAYSGAMIFTAVHPFAHGLETLGEDFGVPAFFMIQWIAPLASESPELIVVAYLVNKARSTAGFNALISSKLNQWTLLIGTLAVVYSIAAGQVGTLPFDHKQTAEIWITAAQSAFALAVLANFNISLREAVTLLVLFVSQVVAEYYVIQTVASEARATELSIQILYAYTAVYLALAAVLFWLRRDSLQRLVQRTLRNASAAFSSTPAAEADD; from the coding sequence ATGCTATCCGAGCGGCTGAAACACCCGCTAGCCGCCCTCGCGTTCGCCCTCCTCCTCACCGCGCCGTGGGTCGGCGTCGAGTTCGCTGGCGGCCCCGACGCGCTCGGCCTCCCCCCGCTGGCGACGGTCGCCGTCAGCGGCGTCGCGGTGCTCGGCTCGTCGTTCCTGCTCGCGTGGGCGGCCGAGACCGCCGAAGAAGACGTGCCACAGGCGTTCGCCATCGCCGTGCTCGCGGTGCTCGCGGTCGCCCCCGAGTACGCCGTCGACGCGCTGTACGCGTGGACCGCCGGCGCGAACGTCGGCACCGAACGCGGCGTGGAAGCCGCGAACCTCGCGGTCGCGAACATGACGGGCGCGAACCGCATCCTCATCGGCCTCGGGTGGTCCGGCATCGCCATCTTCACCGTCTACCGCGCGCTCTCCTCGGAAGACGCCGCCGTCGAGCGACGCGGCGGCCTCCTCGCGAGTCGCGTCCAACTCGACCGCAACATCAGCACCGAAATCACGTTCCTGCTGGTCGCTACCGTCTTCGCCTTCTTCGTCCCTCTGAACGGCGGCATCGGCGTCCTCGACACGGTGTTCCTCGTCGGCCTCTACGTCGCGTACATCGGCATCGTCATCCGTGGCGACGTGGAACCGCCACAGGAACAGGTCGGCGTCCCCGCCTACCTCCAGGAGCGCGCGAGGAATCTCCGCATTCCCATCGTCCTCGCGCTGTTCGCGTACTCCGGCGCGATGATTTTCACGGCCGTCCACCCGTTCGCCCACGGCCTCGAAACGCTCGGCGAGGACTTCGGCGTCCCCGCGTTCTTCATGATACAGTGGATTGCGCCGCTGGCCTCCGAGAGCCCGGAGCTCATCGTCGTCGCGTACCTCGTGAACAAAGCGCGCTCGACGGCGGGATTCAACGCCCTCATCTCCTCGAAGCTGAACCAGTGGACGCTGCTCATCGGGACGCTCGCCGTCGTCTACAGCATCGCCGCGGGTCAGGTCGGCACGCTCCCGTTCGACCACAAGCAGACCGCCGAAATCTGGATTACGGCCGCCCAGAGCGCGTTCGCGCTCGCCGTCCTCGCGAACTTCAACATCAGCCTCCGCGAGGCCGTCACCCTCCTCGTGTTGTTCGTGAGCCAGGTCGTCGCCGAGTACTACGTCATCCAGACCGTCGCCAGCGAGGCTCGCGCGACCGAACTCAGCATCCAGATTCTGTACGCGTACACCGCCGTCTACCTCGCGCTCGCCGCCGTCCTGTTCTGGCTCCGAAGAGACTCGCTCCAGCGCCTCGTCCAGCGCACGCTCCGGAACGCCAGCGCCGCGTTCTCCTCGACGCCCGCCGCGGAAGCAGACGACTAA